From one Streptomyces mobaraensis genomic stretch:
- a CDS encoding DEAD/DEAH box helicase, translated as MTTTTANHHLSPAFPGRAPWGTANKLRAWQEGAMGKYIQEQPRDFLAVATPGAGKTTFALTLASWLLHHHVVQQVTVVAPTEHLKKQWAEAAARIGIKLDPEYSAGPLGREYHGVAVTYAGVGVRPMLHRNRCEQRKTLVILDEIHHAGDSKSWGEACLEAFEPATRRLALTGTPFRSDTNPIPFVTYEEGNDGIRRSAADYTYGYGNALNDGVVRPVIFLSYSGNMRWRTKAGDELEARLGEPMTKDAISQAWRTALDPRGDWMPNVLRAADRRLTEVRKSIPDAGALVIASDQDSARAYAKLLREITGEGPTVVLSDDSGASQRIDDFSAGDSRWMVAVRMVSEGVDVPRLAVGVYATTISTPLFFAQAVGRFVRSRRRGETASVFLPTIPMLLGFANEMEVERDHVLDKPKKEGEEDPYAESEKELAEAEKQQDEDTGEQDMLPFEALESDAVFDRVLYNSAEFGMQAHPGSEEEQDYLGIPGLLEPEQVQLLLQKRQARQIAHSRRKPDEEADLLEMPAERRPVVTHKELLELRKQLNSLVGAYAHQSGKPHGVIHTELRRTCGGPPSAEATAGQLNERIKKVREWATRMK; from the coding sequence CGACTTCCTCGCCGTCGCCACCCCCGGCGCCGGCAAGACCACCTTCGCGCTCACCCTCGCGTCCTGGCTGCTGCACCACCACGTCGTCCAGCAGGTGACCGTCGTCGCCCCGACCGAGCACCTGAAGAAGCAGTGGGCGGAGGCCGCCGCCCGCATAGGCATCAAGCTCGACCCGGAGTACAGCGCGGGCCCGCTGGGCCGCGAGTACCACGGCGTCGCCGTGACGTATGCGGGTGTCGGCGTACGTCCGATGCTGCACCGCAACCGCTGCGAACAGCGCAAGACGCTCGTCATCCTCGACGAGATCCACCACGCCGGCGACTCAAAGTCCTGGGGCGAGGCGTGCCTGGAGGCGTTCGAGCCGGCCACCCGCCGGCTCGCCCTCACCGGCACGCCGTTCCGCTCCGACACCAACCCGATCCCGTTCGTCACCTACGAGGAGGGCAACGACGGAATCCGGCGGTCCGCCGCCGACTACACCTACGGCTACGGCAACGCCCTCAACGACGGCGTCGTCCGCCCGGTGATCTTCCTCTCCTACAGCGGCAACATGCGCTGGCGTACCAAGGCCGGCGACGAGCTGGAGGCCCGGCTCGGCGAGCCGATGACCAAGGACGCGATCAGCCAGGCGTGGCGTACCGCGCTCGACCCGCGCGGCGACTGGATGCCCAACGTGCTGCGCGCGGCCGACCGCCGGCTCACCGAGGTCCGCAAGAGCATCCCGGACGCGGGCGCCCTCGTCATCGCCTCCGACCAGGACTCGGCCCGCGCCTACGCCAAACTCCTCCGCGAGATCACCGGCGAGGGCCCGACGGTCGTCCTCTCCGACGACTCGGGGGCGTCGCAGCGCATCGACGACTTCTCGGCGGGCGACTCCCGCTGGATGGTCGCCGTCCGCATGGTGTCCGAGGGCGTGGACGTGCCCCGGCTCGCGGTCGGCGTCTACGCGACGACGATCTCGACGCCGCTGTTCTTCGCGCAGGCGGTCGGCCGCTTCGTGCGGTCGCGGCGGCGCGGCGAGACGGCGTCGGTCTTCCTGCCGACCATCCCCATGCTGCTCGGCTTCGCCAACGAGATGGAGGTGGAGCGCGACCACGTCCTCGACAAGCCCAAGAAGGAGGGCGAGGAGGACCCCTACGCCGAGTCCGAGAAGGAGCTCGCCGAGGCGGAGAAGCAGCAGGACGAGGACACGGGCGAGCAGGACATGCTGCCGTTCGAGGCCCTGGAGTCGGACGCGGTCTTCGACCGGGTGCTGTACAACAGCGCCGAATTCGGCATGCAGGCCCACCCCGGCAGCGAGGAGGAGCAGGACTACCTCGGCATCCCCGGGCTGCTGGAGCCGGAGCAGGTGCAGCTGCTGCTGCAGAAGCGGCAGGCGCGGCAGATCGCGCACAGCAGGCGGAAGCCCGACGAGGAGGCCGACCTGCTGGAGATGCCGGCCGAGCGCCGGCCCGTGGTCACGCACAAGGAGCTGCTGGAGCTCCGCAAGCAGCTGAACTCCCTGGTCGGCGCCTACGCGCACCAGAGCGGCAAGCCGCACGGCGTGATCCACACCGAGCTGCGCCGCACCTGCGGCGGCCCGCCGAGCGCGGAGGCCACGGCCGGCCAGCTCAACGAGCGCATCAAGAAGGTGCGCGAGTGGGCGACGCGCATGAAGTGA
- a CDS encoding IclR family transcriptional regulator — protein MTAETSQTLDRGLRVLKLLAETDHGLTVTELASRLGVNRTVVYRLLATLEQHELVRRDIGGRARVGLGVLRLGRQVHPLVREAALPALRALAEDVGATAHLTLVDGAEALAVAVVEPTWTDYHVAYRAGFRHPLDRGAAGRAILAARAGEVDNPGYALTHGELETGASGAAAPLLGVSGIEGSVGVVMLTDAVPHRVGPRVMEAAKEVADALR, from the coding sequence GTGACCGCGGAGACTTCGCAGACGCTCGACAGAGGACTGCGTGTCCTGAAACTGCTCGCCGAGACCGATCACGGGCTGACCGTCACCGAGCTGGCCAGCCGGCTCGGCGTCAACCGCACGGTCGTCTACCGGCTGCTCGCCACGCTGGAGCAGCACGAACTCGTCCGCCGGGACATCGGTGGCCGGGCCCGCGTCGGGCTCGGCGTCCTACGGCTCGGACGCCAGGTCCACCCACTGGTCAGGGAAGCCGCGCTGCCCGCGCTGCGGGCACTCGCCGAGGACGTCGGGGCGACGGCCCATCTCACGCTCGTCGACGGCGCGGAGGCGCTGGCCGTCGCCGTCGTCGAGCCGACCTGGACCGACTACCACGTCGCCTACCGCGCCGGGTTCCGCCACCCCCTGGACCGCGGCGCGGCCGGCCGGGCGATACTCGCCGCCCGCGCGGGCGAGGTCGACAACCCCGGGTACGCGCTCACCCACGGCGAACTGGAGACGGGCGCCAGCGGCGCCGCCGCCCCCCTGCTCGGGGTGAGCGGCATCGAGGGCAGCGTCGGCGTCGTCATGCTCACCGACGCCGTACCGCACCGGGTCGGGCCGCGGGTGATGGAGGCGGCGAAGGAGGTGGCCGACGCGCTCCGGTGA